A window of Hippoglossus stenolepis isolate QCI-W04-F060 chromosome 18, HSTE1.2, whole genome shotgun sequence contains these coding sequences:
- the ankra2 gene encoding ankyrin repeat family A protein 2 → MDSSGVSASDGTGECSMGPEDMEGICVMPDLSAIKTEGTSPDDPGTQNVAMGIKFILPNRFDMNVCSRFVKSLNEEDSKNIQDQVNSDLEVASVLFKAECNIQTSPSPGIQVRHVYTPSTTKHFSPIKQSTTLTNKHRGNEVSSTPLLVHSLSIHQLAAQGEMVFLASRIEQETVINHQDEEGFTPLMWAAAHGQIAVVEFLLQNAADPNVLAKGRESALSLACSKGYTDIVKMLIDCGVDVNEYDWNGGAPLLYAVHGNHVRCVEILLESGADPTIESDSGFNAMDMAVAMGHRNVQQVMEAHLLKLLMGIRE, encoded by the exons ATGGACAGCAGCGGCGTGTCAGCCTCGGATGGGACAGGAGAGTGTTCCATGGGGCCTGAGGACATGGAGGGGATCTGCGTGATGCCAGACTTAAGTGCCATCAAGACTGAAGGCACAAGCCCAGATGACCCAGGCACCCAAAATGTGGCCATGGGCATCAAGTTCATCCTGCCCAACCGCTTTGACATGAACGTCTGCTCAAGATTTGTCAAGTCGCTTAACGAAGAAGACAGCAAGAACATCCAGGACCAGGTGAACTCCGATCTGGAGGTGGcttctgttttattcaaag CTGAGTGCAATATCCAGACCTCACCCTCGCCAGGGATACAAGTGCGCCATGTTTACACACCATCCACCACCAAACACTTCTCCCCCATCAAACAGTCCACCACCCTCACCAACAAACACCGCGGCAATGAGGTTTCTTCCACACCTCTCCTGGTTCATT CTTTGTCCATTCATCAGCTGGCAGCCCAAGGAGAAATGGTGTTTCTGGCCAGCAGGATTGAACAAG AGACTGTCATCAATCACCAAGATGAGGAGGGCTTCACTCCCCTGATGTGGGCAGCTGCACATGGACAAATCGCTGTTGTTGAGtttctgctccaaaat GCCGCTGACCCCAACGTCCTGGCCAAAGGGAGGGAGAGTGCATTGTCTTTGGCTTGCAGTAAGGGATACACTGATATCGTGAAGATGCTCATCGACTGTGGTGTTGATGTCAACGAATATGACTGG AATGGAGGAGCCCCTCTGCTGTACGCTGTCCATGGCAACCATGTGCGCTGTGTTGAAATCCTGTTAG AGAGTGGTGCAGATCCTACCATAGAGTCGGATTCTGGGTTCAATGCGATGGACATGGCTGTGGCTATGGGCCACC